AATCCTCTGATGATCACCAACATTAGGAAACTGGTTAAGAATTTTCCCACattcaatatatttataatgattCTCTCCCTTAGGGATACTCCTCTGCGTAATAAGGTCGGCACTTTGATAAAAGACTTCCCCATATGTATTACATTCATCATCATTCTCTGGGAAGGAGTCCCCAGATACCTTTGGTCTTCACTCTCCCCAACCTTGTTCCAGTCTGTGAGTAAGTGTACATTCTCAAGGGAACTGTGTTTATATCTACTCATGACCCTTTTTGGAACGAAGCGTCAATGCATGACTTTAGCAGGAATGTCTTGGTACCATGTGAAAATATACCTGACTGAGATCaaataacagaaaagtaaaatcattCCAGGGTACTACTCTCAGATGAAGGACTGACAACTTCTAATATAGAAGCTTAAAATCAATCAGAATATCAGGAAGACAGCTAAGAAGAAATCATCAGGACTTGCTTCTTCCATGAACACATAAACTTGCACACAAGGAACTGACAACATAGCTTAGTAGAGAATTCTGTAGCATCTCTTGGTGTAGTACAAATCACTTTCTTGTAtctcagaaaatgaagaaaatcaccCTATGTGCCATGTGCTcaaaattagcagaagaaaggcaattgaaacataaaacagaaatgaaaactatagaataaagcaaaaataggaaaaatcaaCAATAGAAACAGTTGTTCAGAAAACCCCCTAAAATCAACAGATGTATGTCTAATGAAGCCAGAATGATAGAGAAGACTAACTAAAGTCAAGTGAAGAAGTAAAGGCAGACACAGTATAACTGAtcccatagaaataaaaataaatccagccCACGATAATTATATGGCAAGAAGTAGATACCAAAGAATGCTTATGAATTTCCAAAAAGATAAAACCTACCAGGACTCCATCATCAagaattctgtctgtctgtctacctaCCGAACTagctacctacctacctatcaatCTAGGGTCTTTAACACACCATAGAGATATTGGGTACCTGGGAAAAGAAAGGTGCATTTTGGCACACTGTTCAAGTTCATTTGGAGAGTAGAGCAAGAGCCCAGGCATGTACCACAATNNNNNNNNNNNNNNNNNNNNNNNNNNNNNNNNNNNNNNNNNNNNNNNNNNNNNNNNNNNNNNNNNNNNNNNNNNNNNNNNNNNNNNNNNNNNNNNNNNNNNNNNNNNNNNNNNNNNNNNNNNNNNNNNNNNNNNNNNNNNNNNNNNNNNNNNNNNNNNNNNNNNNNNNNNNNNNNNNNNNNNNNNNNNNNNNNNNNNNNNNNNNNNNNNNNNNNNNNNNNNNNNNNNNNNNNNNNNNNNNNNNNNNNNNNNNNNNNNNNNNNNNNNNNNNNNNNNNNNNNNNNNNNNNNNNNNNNNNNNNNNNNNNNNNNNNNNNNNNNNNNNNNNNNNNNNNNNNNNNNNNNNNNNNNNNNNNNNNNNNNNNNNNNNNNNNNNNNNNNNNNNNNNNNNNNNNNNNNNNNNNNNNNNNNNNNNNNNNNNNNNNNNNNNNNNNNNNNNNNNNNNNNNNNNNNNNNNNNNNNNNNNNNNNNNNNNNNNNNNNNNNNNNNNNNNNNNNNNNNNCCAGGGACACAAGGCGGCAGGCGGCGTCTGAAGGCCCGAGGGCCCCGCGCACCACAGGCGGGGACCGACTCCGAAAGATCCGAACCGAAACCATCCGGGACCCCCGAGCCAGCCGCAGGGCTCGGTGTGTCCGCGACGCCACTCACCGCGGTGGGAGGCGCGGGGGAGGCGACGCTAACGTGCATTGAGACCCCAGACGCCGTGATGACCTTATAACCTCTCTAGCCACTTGTGTGAGGGGCCTGTAAAACGCCGCGCGTGCGCGTTAGTGGAAGGGCAGGGCTGAGGCGGGCCCTAGGGAGAGCACTACAGGCCACGTGTTGGGTACGATAAGTTACACGCCTTGGGCGTGGCTGACGAAGCGCTCTGGCAATGGGCAAGTTATGAATAGTTATTTATATAGTTATGAATAGGTTATGAATAATATTTAGCCCGGATGCTCACCTTGGCGGGGCCTGGGAGGAGCGCTTCCGGCAACCGCCCGCCGGTCCTGGTCAGACCTGGGTCGCAGTTCCGGGTCGCAGGATGGGGCGGAGGTTGGGGACCGCTTCCGGTAATGAGATGGGGAAATAGGCCCCTGGAGCCCGGGCGGAgggagctgtgctgacagcttgtagccCTGGAATCGCCCGTAAGTTTGCCCTGGCTGGTCCCTTGGGGGTGAGTCCGGGACCTCTGGACGGGGTGGGCGGAGCTCCCAGGAGGAGTCTTTTTTGGAATCTCTGTGTCCTGTGTCACTGGACTGCTCCCTGCCTGTTTTGAGTCGATGTCTCCAACAATTTGAGGTAGAGCTCAGAGTTGTGTGGGCCACGTGTGTTGAAAGCGAACATGTTTACGTTTTATCAAGGTGAGCCAGTTTTCGTTAAAACGCTTTTGTTATAGAGGTAGAGATTGGCCTCCTGGGAGAGGCGAGCTGGGCTCCGCTGTCTGGGACCTGGTCCTGGGTGCAGAGTGATGTGGGGCCACGGCTGGATCCAGGAACTGCTCCTCTGCTAGAATTTAATTTAAGCAATTTAACTAGGCCAAGGAGTCCACCTGTCTGTGCAGGAGATGCAAACTGAAATATGAAATGTGAAAACCTACCAATGTGAAATGTGCCATTTTTACAGACATTTTTCAGAACCTCATTTCCACTTTATCGACTTTCACCATGTGCTTATTTCCAGAGACATTCATAGGCACACACTAGGGTGTggtagatgattttttttttttttttttttttttttttaatgtttgagagagagtgcgagagattgtgagcaggggaagggcagagagagagaatcccaagcagcctctgggctgacatggccactaccatgagatcatgacctgaagccaaaatcaagagtctgacgcttaaccgactgagtcacccaggctccccaagacatGTGATAATTTAGGTCACTAACAattgcttaaaatatatatatatcagcactgttgacaatagccaaagtatggaaagagcccaaatgtccatcgatggatgaatggataaaaaagatgtgttgttggggcacctgggtggctcagtcgattaagtgtctgccttgggctcaggtcatgatctcaccattcatgagttcaagccccccgtcaggctctgtgttgacggctcagagcctggagcttgcttcggattctgtgtctccctctctctctgtccctcccctgctcatgctctgtttctctctgcctctcaaaaataaataaacattgaaaaaaaaatttttttaatgtgttgtatacacatgcacgcacacacacacacacacacacaatggagtattactctgcaatcaaaaagaatgaaatcttgccatttacagctatgtggatggaactggagagtattatgctaagagaaattagagaaagacaaatatcatatgatttcactcctgaggaagttaagatacaaaacagatgaacataagggaaagaaaagcaaaaataatacaaaaacaggaagggagacaaaacataaaagtcttaaatatagagaacagagggttcctggaggggttgtggaaggggggatgggctaaatgcgttaggggcattgaggaatctactcctgaaattattgttgcaccatatgctaacttggatgcaaattaaacaaataaattaaaaaaaataaaataaaaatttaaaaaccataaaaaagcCCTTTAAAACATAGATCTAAGTtgagttctctgtatttttatttatatattcattttgagagggagagcacgtgggaaggagagagggaatcccaaccaggctccacattgtcagcttggaacccaatgtggggctctaacccatgaactttgagataatgacctgagctgaaatcaaaagtcagacacttaacctactaagccacccaggcgccctgagttctttatatttctcaTTGCATTCCACACTTAACATGACTGATAAATTCAAATAACTTTGAGCTGAACTTTGGTGACATTATAATTCATTGCtcaataatttccaaatataatttcaaatccACTTTACTTTTAGCCAAAGTAATGtgtttttatacaaaaattattttatattttggcacTTCTGAATGCcagaagttttctatttctgaatgCTCTGTGAGGTGTGGATTATAAAACTCTCTAACATATACATTCTTTAGAAGACTATTGAgttagttttcatttaaatacttTTGCAATATTTCCAGGGGCATTTGATAGGCATGTGTATTCTCATTATATGAACCCTAAAGAAAGTGAAGCTAGTTATCAATATTCCAATggttttatttatactttcaaTAACCTTTAAGAGAATATCCATTAGTTACTATACACCATGAAATACAAGTTTCTCTAAAATACATTCATGTTAAAGATGAATTCCcctaaactgagaacaaactgagggttgatggggggtgggagggagggcagggtgggtgatgggtattgaggagggcaccttttgggatgagcactgggtgttgtatggaaaccaatttgacagtaaatttcatatattaaaaaaaaaaaaaaaaaaaaaaaagatgaattcccCTGTAAGAAATGTTAATGAGATAAAGGTGTTTTGgatatgtattttaaacatatattaaatttaCAAGGTTTCACTGTTCTATATATTACATAGTGTTTCATAAGCTTTAAGCATTAGTCATAGCCTTTTGATGTTCATTTCATTTGAATTACTTAACATTTACTATGGTTAAAGTATCATTACTCATAAAATTCTTAAGTTTTCACTCAGAAATTAATaccctggggacacctgggtggctcagtcggttgagtgtccaactttggctcagatcatgatctatctcatggttcatgagttcaagccccgcgttgggctctgtgctgacagttcggagcctggagcctgctttggattctgtctccctctctctctgcccctcccccgcttatgctctgtctctgtctctcaaaaataaataaatgttaaaaaaaaattaatattgtgaTGATCCCACAGGATTGAATTTTGGATGAAAACTTTTTAAGATTTCTCTGAGGTATTTGCTGGTTTTAGTAATGTTTGACCCCTTGGTTAAATACGGTGGCCCACTGAGTATAATTTTAAGATCTCCCAGTATGAATTTCTGATTAGCGAAGATTCATCCTGTCTAAAGACCTTCCAAATTCATTACATTTGCCAACTTGTTTTCtacacacttgatcttagccaaaaggccgagaagcgattgcCAAGTTCTTTTCTAATATGTACAACTGTGATATTTAATTATCAACAAAGGATGGATCTGTTTaacatgaggcacctgggtggctcagtgggttaaagcatctgactttggctcaggtcatgatctggtggttcatgagctgaagccctgcatccggctctgtgctgacagctcagagcctggagcctgcttcagattctgtatctccctctttctctctgcccctcccttgcttgcacaaaACTAACCCATGTAGCTTTAGAAAAGGGGGGGATAGATCAAAACTTCCCACATTTATGCCAATGTTAGTTTTGACACCAGCAAAGCTTCCTTCAGTTTGTGAAACTAAGAAACCATCTTGCTACATGTATTTACCTGATTACATTTACAATGTGCATCCTCAGTTTTAAATGTCAGCAAGTCACTCAGGTGTAACTGAACGAGAATCCAATCCTATTATCAAATcattccatgtgttttttttcttgcattttaaaaaacatacagtgCTAAGGATAGACTTGGTGATCGTAATATTGACAACCAGCCATGTTGGCATGGAAGATTTCAGCACGGACTCCCATGTTCACAAGCAAATAAGTGACTAGTGGCACTTTCACTAAACACTCCACAGTTGGGAAGAAGCCCATTATAAGTCAAAGTCATAGATCCATTTTGTTTATGGGGAATTTTGCTGCTTGTAAAATTTACAAGTCACTGGCTGCGGGGGACCCTTCTTTCCAGGGGCACGTCTGGAAGTCAGCTGAGTCCGCGGGCAGCACCCTTGACTGCAGCGTGGCTGAGAACCTGCTGCTTGGGCTTTGGGACCCGCCTGACTCGGCCGCCATGCGCTCCGGGCTCTGCCTCCTGGTCCCTCAGCTTCCGCCTCCGTTTCTGGCCCGGGGAAGTTGCCCACAGACACCCCGAGTGCCAGCTAGAGTTCAACCCCCGAAGGCTGGAAGGCCTCTCCGCGCGGAGCAGTGGTTGCCCCAGCGCTCCGCTCCTGACCCGGAAGAGCTGGACTCCTGGGGTGGCGTGGGCCGCTCGGCCACCCCGTGTACTCCCCAAGCCCTCGGTGCGCGCAAGGCCAACCCCGCTGCTGGTCCCGCGGAACCACCTTGGGAGCAGGAGACTGAAAGGAGGCGTGCGGGACAATCAAGGGACTGCAAAGGGGCAGTGACAGTCCTTACGGTGCGAAGGCTTCGGCTTGTCGCTCCCTTTGGGCTTCCCAAGGTCTGGCCCACACCCTGGCTTCCCCAACCAGACAGGGCTGAGATGTGGGGAACGCATGAGCGGAGCGAGCAGGACCCGATGGAAATAGTGCTTCCGTCGCTGCAGGTAAGGGGCTCAAAATCTTTTGGTTTTCACTAAAAATTAGCGAGAGTTGGAGGCTAAAGGGCTGGAGGAAGGCACCTGAGCATGTATGTAAGTAAATAATCTTGCTTGCAGGGAATGTGGGGGCGGCCATCGTGTTGGGGGGAATCAGCCCTACACTTCCGTGTTTGAGCTGTGCGAGCAAGCTGAGTGAATCTGGTTCTTGGCGGTTTTCCATAAAGTGGAAGTCTCTACACCGTCACAGAACCAAGGACCTACTTCCAAGCTGACATTAAACGGAAGTTGTTTAATGGTGACCAAAGGGGAAGATTCACTGGCGGACAGAAATCAGCCCCAGTCATGCTCCACGTTCTTACTGGGTCTTCCGTTAGTCCTCTTCGTGCCGCACGGTTTTCCTAACCGAAGAGAAAGTCAAGTCCCAGTGCTGTCCAGCCACACTTCGAATGAGCTCTGGGCCCCGGTGCATCTGCAGCTGCATGGAGCTGGGGAGGCAGTTCTCTGACCAGATGCGCTCATGTGGTGGCCCTTAGCTGCTGTTTTCCATCCCAGTAGCATTCCCTCCCTCACAGGAGACTGACTCCCTCTGGGAACCCTCCCCGCTCTGCCTTTTTCTGAAAAGTCCAGCTAAATTGCTCAGGAAACAGGCCAGCTTTCCTAATGTTCCAAGCTTCAGTCCTCAGGGCCTGCAGGGATGTTGGATGGGGGGGGCAGATGCACCAGCCCCGCATTCTCCCTGGGACCCAATCCACACTGGCTATCCTGGTCAGCCAAGTCCCCAATTCCCAGGAGGCTTCTGTGGCTACCCGCAAGTTCTCCAGGATCCGAGTAGCCACTGAGGTGCACaccggccggggcgggggggggggacgactggggggtggtggtggctgtaGATGTGCTCTCAGAGTCCCATTGTGAGAAAGGGAGAGTCTGGATGTGTGGACCCATCTCTAGCTCAGAGAGAGCTAGGGGAAGTTTCCTGAAAGTGAGCAGTGCTGCTAACTGTAGGAGCTTTTCCtccagataaaaataataataataataaagtcatattaaaaatttagactagtacaataataataaattggtCAGGAACTTTAAAGTATGTATCTCTGAATGGCACTGAAGGTCCCTGCATCTTTGATATGGCTGTTGTGTCTGTTCCTCTCACAAACACATCCTTAAGAATTAAGGCACATAGGGTTGAGTGATTTCACTAACTTCATGCCTTGTTTAGCAGCAGACTGAAGACTTGAACTTATGGGCGGTGGTAACAAATCACAGGATTTAGCCATCATGATACACTGAAAAAGCTGGATGGCAATGTTCTTCCAGTAATCTAGATTTACATTTAGGTGTTTTCATAACTTGTTCTCATATTTTAGATTACtggtatattatttataatactggCTATGACCAGTTTCCATTTCCATTCTGtgcaaagatttattttatatgcTAATAAAAATTAGGCATAAAGCTTCTGAGATCTTAATAAACTATAGATACTCTGATTGCAACAGAGTACCATAGGAACCTGCCTCATGACCAAGTTGGACTTAATGACTGCAAGATTCACTTGATAATAGTATGATAACAGAGAGTTCTTTTATACTGGGAAGAAAACAGAGTGGCACCTGTCACCAAAGCATTGAACTATTTCATACAATGTCCCAAAGTATGGTAGATAAAATACCATTTACACCAAGGCTGCAGGCTACAAGGTTAAGGTACAAAAGTTAACTGCCTTCGGAGATACCAGAAATGAACATgtgaattgaaaattaaaaacaaaacccatttacATTAGGACCAAAACAAAAGGTTCCATCACGGGCACTGTTAGGGCAATATGTGAAACGTCTGTGATGAAGACATAATgtcaataatatattttcaacCACAGGTTCAAAGTCAGTAATAAAGTAACCTCATTAAGAAATCtaaaagaacaggggcgcctgggtggctcagtcagttgagtatcctgctgaggtcacaatctcacagttcgtgagtttgagcctcacatcgggctctgtgctgacagcttagagcctagagtctacctcagattctgtgtctccctctctctctgcccccaaccccattctgtagctctcaaaaataaataataaatatttttaaaaacaaaaaaaaagaaatccaaaagaataaaaagattgtATAAACTTAAGGGGTTTCCACAGATGTCCCTGCTCCTTTGACACCCATCATCTCatgaattttaaagcattttgacTTTTAATTTACCTGCAGAGTGTAACATTTGATTTGATTAACCTTCAAGAACTAGACTAAGTTCTCACTATTAGGAATTCTCTAATGCACAGTACATTGTAGAACCTGCTTAAGCAATGTACCACCTAATTATATTTGTAGGGTTTTTTCCAACATGAAATCTTGtgaatcctgagatcaagtcatGGCATGAGGGCCGTGCTACATTCTTTTGTAAAGTTTCTTCACAGTATTCATTCCCCTATGACTCCAAAGGTGAGAACATTTAATAAAAGTCTTAACACACCTTCTATACCTTCACTGTATGTATATTCTGATGTCTACTGAGGCTTGAATACTGCTTAAAGGATTTGCCACATTCAtgacatttgtaaggtttctctccagtatgaattctttgGTGAACTGTAAGGCTTGAATTCTGACTAAAGGCCTTGCCACATACATTACATTTGTACGGTTTCTCTCCAGCATGAATTCTCTTATGCTGTGTAAGGTTTGAACTCCCAGTGAAGGCCTTTCCACACtcattacatttgtaaggtttctctccagtatgaattctctcaTGATTCCAAAGGTGTGAACAGGTGGTAAAATCCTTACCACACTgattacatttgtaaggtttttcTCCAGAATGGATTCTCTTATGTTGAGCAAGATTTGAACACTCAGAAAAGGCTTTGCCACACACATTGCATTTGTAAGGCTTCTCTCCATATGAATTCGTTCATGGCCCCAAAGGTGGGAACGTATCATAAAATGCTTACCACATACATTACATTTatatggtttctctccagtatgaattctctgatgccTTGTGAGGTTCGAGAACCTGTTAAAGGCTTTGCCACACTCGTTACATTTGTAAGGTCTTTGCTCAGAATGAATTCTTTGATGATTAGCTAAGGTCGAACAATGGCTAAAAGCCTTCCCACACTCATTGCATTTGTAAGGTTTTTCTCTACTGGGGGTCTTCTCATATTGTGTCAGTAATGAAGGATGCATAAGAACCTTCCCATATTTATTAACAATGTTGGTTGTGACACTAGAAGCAATTCTTTGAGGTGGTGAAACTGAGGACGTTTTGGTAGACTTCTCAATTTGATTACTTTGAAAAATTTCCTCTTGGGTTTGAAATCTCTGCAGTTCAGCCAGATGTGAATGAAAGCTTACTCCAAGCTTATTGCCCAAGCAGTTCATATACTTGTTTCCTGAATGGCCTACCATGTAGTTTAGTTCCTTGTTTGTCATATCATGTTTATAATATGGAGATGTACTTCTTCTTATGGAAACACTGTGCTTTACAGGGAAATTATTCCAGAATTTAGGATGTTGTTGGTCTTCTCTACAGGTGAGATTTTTATAATGGGATGTAGTTATTccttcataatatttttcttcataaatccACGGAGTCTCAAGTTTGTTCACATCTTGCTGGTCTTTCTTCAAATCAAAGTCATCAAAGTCATGACTTAGGTCTCTTTCAAAAGTCAACGTTTGCAGTAATTCTCCATTATTAATGTAGTCTTTTGGTGGTAATTCTTTGCCCACACATCTAGTAGCCTTATCTGTAAGATATAAATAATCGTAGGCATCTTATTAACCAGAGTTGAAGATGGGTATTTACATTGAAACGTATTACACCAAAAGTAAAACTCATAACTGACAAGGGTTATCAAGTTTCTCAACCATGGCGTGCAAATGTATAAACacagaaaagacataaaattcTTCAGTAAAGAAAGGATGACATatggtttaaattattttcagggaAATCTATGTTCAAAAGCTCTGTGGTCAAAAGTTCCAACTGCCctggggcgcctcggtgactcagtcagtaaggtggccaacttcagctcaggtcacgatctcatggttcgtgagcttgagccctgtgtcaggttctttcctgacagcatggagcctggagcctgctggggattctgtgtctccctctc
The Panthera uncia isolate 11264 chromosome E2 unlocalized genomic scaffold, Puncia_PCG_1.0 HiC_scaffold_19, whole genome shotgun sequence genome window above contains:
- the LOC125916068 gene encoding LOW QUALITY PROTEIN: zinc finger protein 91-like (The sequence of the model RefSeq protein was modified relative to this genomic sequence to represent the inferred CDS: inserted 2 bases in 2 codons), whose translation is MGENPYKYNICGRAFNQFSNIDDHQRIHMGKKSYRSDKPGSMFNXSGLNIHKIIGTREKRYICKKCGKTFDWHSRLSQHQRMHTRVKPYKCEECGKTFKYGSSLYGHRRIHTGEKLHICKECGKAFNWASRLHHHHRIHTEEKLHKRKECSKAFNQLTSLIRHHRIHSGEKPYECKECGKAFNQQSMLTRHHRIHARQKFYKATRCVGKELPPKDYINNGELLQTLTFERDLSHDFDDFDLKKDQQDVNKLETPWIYEEKYYEGITTSHYKNLTCREDQQHPKFWNNFPVKHSVSIRRSTSPYYKHDMTNKELNYMVGHSGNKYMNCLGNKLGVSFHSHLAELQRFQTQEEIFQSNQIEKSTKTSSVSPPQRIASSVTTNIVNKYGKVLMHPSLLTQYEKTPSREKPYKCNECGKAFSHCSTLANHQRIHSEQRPYKCNECGKAFNRFSNLTRHQRIHTGEKPYKCNVCGKHFMIRSHLWGHERIHXGEKPYKCNVCGKAFSECSNLAQHKRIHSGEKPYKCNQCGKDFTTCSHLWNHERIHTGEKPYKCNECGKAFTGSSNLTQHKRIHAGEKPYKCNVCGKAFSQNSSLTVHQRIHTGEKPYKCHECGKSFKQYSSLSRHQNIHTVKV